In one Primulina huaijiensis isolate GDHJ02 unplaced genomic scaffold, ASM1229523v2 scaffold41381, whole genome shotgun sequence genomic region, the following are encoded:
- the LOC140969377 gene encoding uncharacterized protein codes for MRPPKFFGNEGGEKATTWLKSMNYLFNLVEYTPELRLKLAVYQLKDRAQLWWEATEEAIRESGQIISWEVFRTHFIQEYSPPSYYSAKEVEFNQLVQGNMSVGEYASQFSALLAYVPHVSNIDRSKLSRFMQGLNRTIHTLVMTGAPITYAEAVDKAKNIEASLLWGGSQQVQSFTSQGSGSSIQMPVGIPPYQPPQSNQPQKQQKFRAKGKQFKKKSYSSSSSSGSSRGGRPSGYVRDSCGRCGGRHPTTQCTGVQGDCHTCGLPGHYARVCPNAGRQQYQPSQFSQFPQAPVPRPSTPQPSYQQPRRSTQQYFPGPQQARVHALTQDQAHEMPRGVIAGICFIFYHPARILIDTGASHSFLSAAFIDEHEIATTLLLDMVSVSTPAGVYLMSREIVLNC; via the coding sequence ATGCGTCCTCCAAAATTCTTTGGAAATGAAGGTGGCGAAAAGGCAACAACGTGGTTGAAAAGCATGAACTATCTATTTAATCTGGTGGAGTACACTCCAGAGCTGAGACTCAAGTTAGCTGTTTACCAACTCAAGGATCGAGCACAATTGTGGTGGGAAGCCACAGAGGAAGCAATCCGAGAATCTGGTCAGATAATTTCTTGGGAGGTATTTCGTACTCATTTTATTCAAGAATACTCACCTCCATCTTATTATTCTGCTAAGGAAGTCGAGTTCAATCAGTTGGTTCAGGGAAATATGTCAGTGGGAGAGTACGCCTCTCAATTTTCTGCTCTACTAGCTTATGTACCTCATGTTTCTAATATTGATCGTTCCAAGCTTTCGCGTTTCATGCAAGGACTGAATCGGACGATACATACGTTGGTTATGACTGGAGCACCAATTACTTATGCAGAAGCGGTAGACAAAGCAAAGAATATTGAGGCTAGTTTGCTTTGGGGAGGATCACAACAGGTTCAATCTTTTACTTCCCAAGGTTCCGGGAGTAGCATTCAGATGCCAGTGGGCATACCTCCTTATCAGCCTCCACAGTCAAACCAGCCACAGAAGCAGCAGAAATTCCGAGCTAAAGGAAAGCAGTTTAAGAAGAAGTCTTACAGTAGTTCATCTAGTTCAGGCAGTTCTCGTGGAGGAAGACCTAGTGGTTATGTTCGAGATTCTTGTGGGAGATGTGGAGGTAGGCATCCTACTACCCAGTGCACAGGAGTTCAGGGAGACTGCCATACATGTGGATTACCGGGACATTATGCTAGAGTTTGTCCTAATGCAGGAAGACAGCAGTATCAGCCCTCTCAGTTTAGCCAGTTTCCACAAGCCCCGGTACCTAGACCATCTACTCCACAGCCTAGCTACCAACAGCCGAGAAGATCTACTCAGCAGTATTTTCCAGGACCTCAGCAGGCTAGGGTGCATGCTTTGACACAGGACCAGGCTCATGAGATGCCCAGAGGGGTCATTGCAGGtatatgctttattttttatCATCCTGCACGTATATTGATAGACAcgggagcatctcattcatttctGTCTGCTGCATTTATCGATGAACATGAGATAGCTACTACCTTGTTGTTGGATATGGTGTCTGTGTCTACCCCTGCTGGTGTGTATTTGATGTCTCGTGAGATAGTTCTGAACTGT